Proteins encoded within one genomic window of Hahella chejuensis KCTC 2396:
- a CDS encoding pseudouridine-5'-phosphate glycosidase: MNAYLDISPEVQTALAAGEPVVALESTIISHGMPWPQNAETALQVEQIVRDNGAVPATIAIIKGRLKVGLSKEEIEYLGKAGLNVTKASRRDIPFIIARGGDGATTVASTMILAAMAGVKVFATGGIGGVHRGAQETFDISADLQELAHTNVAVICAGAKSILDLGLTREYLETHGVPLVGYQTSTLPAFYTRDSDFDVDYQLDTPEQIAQALQAKWEMGLQGGVVIANPIPEAYAMDRGKIDAAISAALAEMDDKGVSGKDSTPFLLAKVAEITGGDSLKANIQLVFNNAALAARIAASYYA; encoded by the coding sequence ATGAATGCTTATCTGGACATCTCCCCCGAAGTACAAACAGCTCTGGCCGCAGGCGAACCTGTAGTGGCGCTGGAATCGACCATCATCTCCCACGGCATGCCCTGGCCGCAGAATGCGGAAACCGCGTTGCAGGTGGAGCAGATCGTGCGCGACAACGGCGCCGTTCCCGCCACTATCGCCATCATCAAAGGCCGCCTGAAAGTCGGTTTGAGCAAAGAGGAAATCGAATACCTGGGCAAAGCCGGCTTGAACGTCACCAAAGCCAGCCGTCGCGATATCCCCTTCATCATCGCCCGGGGCGGCGACGGCGCCACCACGGTCGCCTCCACCATGATTCTGGCCGCCATGGCCGGCGTCAAAGTCTTCGCCACCGGCGGCATTGGCGGCGTGCATCGCGGCGCTCAGGAAACTTTCGATATTTCTGCGGACTTGCAGGAACTGGCCCACACCAACGTGGCGGTCATCTGCGCCGGAGCCAAGTCTATCCTGGACCTGGGCCTGACTCGTGAGTACCTGGAGACTCATGGCGTGCCGCTGGTGGGCTATCAGACCTCCACCCTGCCTGCGTTCTATACCCGCGACAGCGATTTCGATGTGGATTATCAATTGGATACGCCAGAGCAGATCGCCCAGGCGCTGCAGGCCAAATGGGAAATGGGACTGCAGGGCGGCGTCGTGATCGCCAATCCAATTCCGGAAGCCTACGCCATGGATCGCGGCAAAATCGACGCCGCCATCAGCGCAGCACTGGCGGAGATGGACGACAAGGGCGTCAGCGGTAAAGACTCCACCCCCTTCCTGCTGGCGAAAGTGGCGGAAATTACCGGTGGCGACAGCCTGAAAGCCAACATCCAGCTGGTGTTCAATAACGCAGCCCTGGCGGCGCGCATCGCTGCGTCCTACTACGCTTAA